The Caloenas nicobarica isolate bCalNic1 chromosome 8, bCalNic1.hap1, whole genome shotgun sequence genome contains the following window.
catCTGGTGCTTTTTTCCGTCCTCCCGACCCCATCCTAAGCTTTGTAATGAAGTGCCAAAAGTGTGTTTTCTGGTATAtttgtttctgtatgttttcaCCACAGGAAAATTAagcttattttcttattctgtcAGTTCTGCTGAGCTAGTTATTGGGAGAAAAGGTGGAAAGATCAGCAATTACATTCCataaaacttctttaaaaaatgaagttttgagACTTCATCAATACTACCACTGAGAGAAAGGCTGCTGAATCCTGCTGGTGAACATATTTCGTTTATTGGTACCAAAAGAGCACGGGAGATGGGAGGTAACTGGAAGTGTTGCAGTCAGGGATTTGACTATGTAGAAGAAAGTATGGGGAGAGCTGGGAGTATTGTGATGCTGGGGGTACTGGGAAtaggagaaagaaacaaagggtTTGGGATTGGAGAGGGAAAGTGCAGGTAGTTCTGGATCAGAGCAGTGATAAAAGAGCCTTTGGAAAGGATCTGGGACTGCTGTCAGCAGGTGATAGAAAATACGAGGGAACAAAAGGTAAGAAGACACAAGTATAGAAACAAGTTGCCACTTTGTAAGAAATAGATTTTCCCAGATTCCACAGCTCTTGGAATTTATTTGTGTTCTCCACGCGGAACAGCCAGCTGAACTGGTATGAACTGAAGTCTGTTTGTTTGCTgcacttatttttctgtatgtattcATATCAGTgagtcaaaaataaaaatagataagTGCCTTCCCACAAACATGTGGAAACATACTGTGCCCAGCTAGGTAGAAATGCGATTGTGAAAAGGGTTAGTCACATGGGGATTTTTCTCTTCAACAttcattaaattatttgaaaattcaCATTAATAATACTTTCATGTTCTCCTGTCTTTTCAAATTTTAACATTGATCCATTCCATTTTATTCCCACACCTTACTTTTAACTGtgttgctctttttattttaaataccagTGACTGGAAAGGCGTATCGCAGTGGATCTGGGTAGCCAATGGGTTTTGAGACTTGCTAGAGAGAATGAACATAGTGTTGAAGATTTGGGGAGCTGgcaccatttttcttttgccaacTGTCTTTCCAGGAATCTCCTGTATTTTTCAGTCCAAAACTTGTCTGTCAAATCCTCGTGTGTTCCAGGATCCCATCAGAAGAAATACTTGTGTCAGGCCAGTGTCAAGTGTTGCAAAGGAACCTCATGAGAAATCTGGGCGGGTTACCGAGGAACTCCTCCTAACACAGCACGTTGTGTGTGAAACTGGATTCATCACTGCACACAGCTTGTAACTGAGCTGGTATTAATATTTGAGGCTCCTATGGCATGTAGCAAGCTATATAGGTGTTCTAGTGCATAAAGGGTTCATGCCTgttgctttgctgctgtgggAGGACAACACAAGCAAGGTGGATGCTGGAGTAAAGGTTTTGGCATGTGAGAAAGACACACCCCCTCCTCCTTGCCAGCTGGATAAGGCAGAGCTTTAGTGTAAGAATCATCAAGCTGTTTGAGTGCTACACCTCACCACTCTGGTTTGTGAGTTTACACACCAGTTCACATTCTGTGTATTCATTTCCTCACTGCTGGTAGTGCCACTGGCTGCCATAAATGTTCAGCATTCACAGCCTGTCCGAAAACCTGGCTCAGGTGCAGTCTGGACCCATCTCCATAACCATCTTACTTTTATAGTCATGTTAGACCCATTCAGTTTGTGTCTGTAATCCAAAGAACAAATTTTAAACCATTGAGGTTTTAAACAAATTTTATGGAACCAGCTTTCTCTATCTATATCTCAGTTTAGCTCCTAGAATCAGGGAGATACTGAATAATAGCAGGTATTTCTTATTTCATGCAGTTTTCCTAATAGTCAAGCATAGGTGAAGTTCAGTTTTGAATTTCATAACCTTTTAACTAATTGTGCATTTATCATTAAGACGGCTAGCTGTGTagtttgttttctctaaaaCTAAAAAGTTTCTAATCATGTcttgtaactttaaaaaattctcttcCAGGGGTTGTACAACACTTGCGAAATGGACAACTATTAAGAGAAATTTATATAAACAAACATAAACTGCTTCTGGGCGACTGGACAGCAAAACAGCTCTACTTGGAGACAACAGGAAAAAGTCGAACCTTGCAGAGTGCCTTGGCGCTGCTCTACACTTTTTTGCCAGATTTtgactggaagaaaattaacatgAGGCATCAGTGGAGCACCATTTTTTGCTCTGGAAGCTGCGACTGTCCGATGCGAAACCACTACCTAGAAGAGGAACAGCGCAGACAGTACAGCTTAAGGGTGAAAAACAATGACTTGGAGAAAATATATGTGGATATGGCAAAGATTGTAGGCATTCCCaccaggcagctgagagcttCTAACCCAATAGATTCTCTCTTGTGCTATTTTTGCCACAATGTCAGTTTTCCATGTACCAAAACTGGCTGCATTAGTATGGAACACTTCAAAGTAATCAAAAGACATCAGTTGGAGGATGAGagagaaagacaggaaaagaaactttATTTCTTCTATGCACTATTGGCTACTCATCCTCTCCTCAACCAGACTGTTAATCGGCTGCAGCGTATTGCAGAAGGCAAGAAAGAAGAAGTATTTGTTCTTTACTCGGCACATGATGTCACTTTGTCACCTGTTCTTAGTGCCTTGGGCATTACAGAGGCCAGATTTCCAAGATTTGCTGCCAGATTAGTTTTTGAGCTGTGGCAGGATGGGAAGAGACCCAAAGAACACTTTATCCGCATCCTGTATAATGGTGCCGATGTCACATTCCAGACCTCGTTTTGCAAGGATTATTATAAGCGTTCCAGCAAACCAATGTGCCCACTAGAAAAATTTGTCAACTTTGTTAAGAGGGAtatgttcttaatttttaatagcACTAGTTATTATGATGCATGTCGTAGAAGACCACTGTAGGGAAGGAAGGTGAACAGGAAGCAATGTTAGCTTGTGTATCAGTACAAGTCTGTTCCAGTTGAGGCACAGTTCGGTTTTGTTATTTCTTCTACTTTTATGTGTAAGTACAAAAGGATATTGCTTGAAACATTCTTCagatagttttattttcattcagacTGCAGGTGGTCTCCAACAGAAGAACGAATGCTGAGGAAGTgttatgtatgtgtgtatgctCACATGTGCTGTGTTAACTGTAAGGAAACGATAAATCACATGGGCTACTGTAACCTGGACGTCACTTGATAAAGGGTGAGAGAGCATAGACTTTGTTTCTCTGTATTCCAGAGCAATACTTGGATACCGtaagtttaaaaccaaaacgatttttttttcaccaccTTCTCAGTCATTTTAAGCAGTTTGTATCAAAGGTATTTATGAATTCCAAGCATCTGCATTAAACCGTTCGTAAGGAATTCTTGAAGGTCCCTACTCATAAAGAAGCATTTTACTATGTAGGAGCAGGTCTTGAAAGCAAAGTGCATGTGTGTATCTGTGCGTGCTTACCTGTGTACAAACGAGCATGTGCCTTTTTCACCTCACAGACCTAGAAATACTTGGTTATTGTTGCCAGTGCCAGAGAAGGGTGTACTGGAAAACAGATACAAAACTCCGTTCTTTGATCGCACTTTCAGCACTTTGAATAGTTCAAACACAGTCTAGAAATATGTAAAGGACTTGTGACATGAAAATAGATTGCAAATGCTAACATTACCACTAAACCTGAGTGGGAAATTAGGATTAGAAGTCAGTTTTATAGTGGAGTGTTGGGCTTTTTCCCATTGTGAACATGTTCAAGCTGCTGTGCTATGGAATAAATACATTGTTTTAGGAATTCGATATAGTGACTAAACACTAAGAAAATTTTGTAGTTGCGTTAGTATTTTTATGGACTAGAAAGCTCTTATTTTGTAAGATCAGACTTGTACATATTGTACTGTGTATATTTATAACACAGTAGATTTTTCTTACTTGTTTAGTTTGTAAAGACTTGTGAACCTGACttttagacatttttttccctttcatcaGGATGTTTAGACATAAGAATAAACTGTCTTTTATGGGTAACTTGAACAATGAGTAGATAAAACAACTTGTACTTCAAACTGCTTTCATGTCTTTAGCAGTAGTAATCtgagaaacaatttttaatagATCTTATAGGAATTTTATAATGGTGAAAGTTTTTTACACCTCTAGGAATGATTTAGTCTGTGATTTGTGATTCAATGGTGCTAGTTTATCAAAGAAAACATAACTCAGCGTGAGTTCTCTGACTATTTGCATTCCATTCTCTGTTTTCAATGCTGCATTTGAACgtgtttctttaaataaaattttgggGACTCTTTGTACACTCATTTGTTATATTTATTCTGGCTTCCTTTGCAGTAAAAAGATAAGTGTATATCGTTAAGCTGCTTGTTGCGTTAGTAATTTCTGCACTTTCTACGTGCTGGTTCCCAGTCTGATGAAGGAGCAGGTAAACGTTTCATGAATACTGAAATAGAAATCATGACAgaaaatgtgggggttttgtgcCACATTAGAATGTGTAGCTTCTGGGAATGTTTTCTGTCTAAGAGACCAGCTCTCTTAGTCATCACACAGGTTTGTGTGCTGGAGGGAAAGCAGGAAGAGAGAATCTGAAAGTTGAGTTTGCTTTGTGTAAATTATATGAACTGGGCCATTTATCCAAGGTAAGTACGAGATACTCCAAGGTGCTGTTGAGCTGTCTGCAAAAGGCAGCTAGAGCTCTGCAGAGTGTTATTTGGTGGAGCTTCGATGCTGTTCAGTGACCATTTGCGGGAATGATGTTGGTGTGCAGAAAACATTACCTCAGGCATATAGCATTGGTGTTTCTAGTGTGGTATTTAGAAACTTTGAACCCTTAACAGCTTCTGCAAATGCCAGATGGTGTCTCCAAAAGCCTGCGCTAGGAATAGCATCTAACCTTGCATCGTCTTCTTCATCACCatagaagtgttttgttttgatttccttGTGCAGAAAGATCCCCTTGGTCTGTTGTAAGGGTTTTGAGATGCAGCCGTGGATTAGAGGAGACGTAAATTGCGATGGATTCCTCATTTGTTTGGCTCAAAGAAGCAGAGATCCCAGATATAATGGATGTTGTAGCTGTTTTCCAAACTTCTATTTAACTTTCTTGTGGAGCAGCAAAAATGCACTGATTTTCTGGACCTTTGGTTGCTGGTCAACTGATAAGCATTCTGCTTGAAGCCTCAAGTAGACCTTGGGGTTAATCCTCCTCAGTAAATCAGTTCAGTTGGGTGCCAGGAAATGTGTTCATCTGTAAAGTCATACATCAAGAAGAAAGTGAGACCGATGCAGAAGATCAGATTCCATTAGTTGCTGCAGTTCCTCAGATTGCCCCAGATGTCAgctttttgtcctttctggATGTCTAATCTCAATCAATGCTGCCATGTTGAAGGGTGTCCCTGATGATGACGAACATGAAGTATTGCTGTCCTCATCATGCCTAGAGAGGCATGGCAACTGGTATTTCATTCCTCATTTCTGTTCTCCCTTCCTCAGCCTTTGCTTCACCATTACCTGTAAACTTCCATTGTGTTTAAGGAGGGTGGAAAAGTGGGTTTAGGAATATGTCACGCTCTTTCTAGCATTGTTCACGCCAAGTGGCCCCCCTGCTGTCACTGCGTGCTGCGCAGGCTCGGAATAAAGGAATCATCCTTAACATAATGTTTTCAAGAAAGTCAGTGTGGTGCTGCGTGGCTTATAAAGAACAAAGAAGTATACAGTATATAAATGGAGGAGTGCAGGCTGAATGTATAAGAAAAGAGGTGTGAGGCCATAAAGGAACAAGGTGAAAGCAGCAGTGGTTTAGTAGTTGTTGGTGTCAGTGTTTCCTTGGGCACTCGGTCTGTAACAGTTTGTACAACCAGGGCTATGTGCATGTGTTGTGGTGAAAATGTACCCATgatattttcactgtttccagTCGTTGCTCTTCCTGCATGCTTTATCCTTCCTGTGAAGAAGAATCAAGGTTATATGAAAATTAACATGTAAgtaattactttttttggtttctaGGGGAAATGCAGATCGTGTTGTATTCTTACAGTT
Protein-coding sequences here:
- the PXYLP1 gene encoding 2-phosphoxylose phosphatase 1, translated to MLFRNRFLFLLALAALLAFLSLSLQFLHLIPVNPIREDGLNPKSRKRIMPDLLTEPPAIDPVYEARVYCNIPTIAERSMEGHAPHYFKLVSVQVLIRHGDRYPLYAIPKTKRPDIDCMLVPSRKPSHPQLEAFIKQMSKGSAAQMDGPLSSLPRYPSHSLCEMGELTQTGVVQHLRNGQLLREIYINKHKLLLGDWTAKQLYLETTGKSRTLQSALALLYTFLPDFDWKKINMRHQWSTIFCSGSCDCPMRNHYLEEEQRRQYSLRVKNNDLEKIYVDMAKIVGIPTRQLRASNPIDSLLCYFCHNVSFPCTKTGCISMEHFKVIKRHQLEDERERQEKKLYFFYALLATHPLLNQTVNRLQRIAEGKKEEVFVLYSAHDVTLSPVLSALGITEARFPRFAARLVFELWQDGKRPKEHFIRILYNGADVTFQTSFCKDYYKRSSKPMCPLEKFVNFVKRDMFLIFNSTSYYDACRRRPL